The sequence below is a genomic window from Deltaproteobacteria bacterium.
CTGAAGCAAACCAGGCCCTCCAGAGCGAAATCGAGGAACGTAAACGTATTGAAGAAGCGTTGCGCCATGCACAAATCGATTTGGAGCATCGCGTTGCAGAACGAACGACGGCGTTATCGACCATGAACATGCAGCTCACTTCGGAGATCCATGCCCGCAAGCAGGCAGAAGAAGCGTTACATACGCTCTCACGCCAAGTGCTGGAAGCACAAGAAAATGAGCGACGGAGGTTAGCGCGGGAACTCCACGATGAGATTGGTCAAGCACTCACGGCACTCAAGTTTAATCTCCACGCTGCCCAACGACAGCCCGACACGTTACACGCGCGACTAGATGATAGCCTCGGTATCGTCAATCGCACGCTTCAACAAGTGCGGAATCTATCCCTCGACTTACGTCCGTCGATGCTTGATGACTTTGGCTTGACCGCTGCGCTCAATTGGTACATGGAGCGCCAGGCAGAACGTGTGGGCTTCGCTGTCCATGTCACTATCGATCCGATTCCTGCAGATCTGAGCCCGGCAATCGCAACCACATGCTTCCGTGTGGTCCAGGAGGCGGTGACCAACACAGCCCGCCACGCTCAGGCAACTGACGTTTGGGTCACCCTACGCTGTAGTAACCAGAAGTTACTCCTCTCCGTGCGCGATAATGGCAGAGGATTTGACGTTGAGTCCGCACAACAACGAGCAGGGCGCGGCTTCAGTATGGGACTTCCCGGTATGCAAGAGCGCGCTCGTCTGGCAGATGGGGAACTGGTTATTTCTTCAGCACCAGAACAAGGCACGCAAATAACCGCTACCCTTCCCTTGGAGATGAAAGGTACATCATGAACCCTATTCGCATCCTCCTTGTCGACGACCACCAT
It includes:
- a CDS encoding response regulator, which translates into the protein MKTILLADDDASLRELARLTMNDPEYSFLEASDGKEALDLARMQQPDLLILDWMMPTLSGIEVARKLRQDPVTASIPVIMLTAKGQDKDRELGHAVGVHSYLVKPLSPLDLRERIQNVWKQQACTEPSPLAKDATVDIVSSLQSDTTIDQSQLLLYARDLRRVIEAERDKARALTEANQALQSEIEERKRIEEALRHAQIDLEHRVAERTTALSTMNMQLTSEIHARKQAEEALHTLSRQVLEAQENERRRLARELHDEIGQALTALKFNLHAAQRQPDTLHARLDDSLGIVNRTLQQVRNLSLDLRPSMLDDFGLTAALNWYMERQAERVGFAVHVTIDPIPADLSPAIATTCFRVVQEAVTNTARHAQATDVWVTLRCSNQKLLLSVRDNGRGFDVESAQQRAGRGFSMGLPGMQERARLADGELVISSAPEQGTQITATLPLEMKGTS